One window of Nocardioides dongkuii genomic DNA carries:
- a CDS encoding isoprenyl transferase yields the protein MADWKRGLRRVLYPAYEARVLRRMPDNLPKHVGVMLDGNRRWARAVGRDSAHGHRAGAANIEPLLGWCDEVGIEVVTLWLLSTDNLNRSEAELAPLLEIIEEAVASLADARRWRLHPVGALDLLPASTAQRLKEAEDATRDVDGLLVNIAVGYGGRQEIADAVRSLILEHAARGTPVEEIAAGVSVESIAEHLYTKGQPDPDLVIRTSGEQRLGGFLLWQSATSEFYFCEAYWPDFRRVDFLRAIRAYAQRERRHGA from the coding sequence TGCTCTACCCGGCGTACGAGGCCCGGGTCCTCCGCCGGATGCCCGACAACCTCCCCAAGCACGTCGGCGTGATGCTCGACGGCAACCGTCGCTGGGCCCGGGCCGTCGGTCGCGACAGCGCCCATGGCCACCGCGCCGGCGCCGCGAACATCGAGCCGCTGCTCGGCTGGTGCGACGAGGTCGGCATCGAGGTGGTCACGCTGTGGCTGCTCTCGACCGACAACCTCAACCGCTCCGAGGCCGAGCTGGCGCCGCTCCTCGAGATCATCGAGGAGGCGGTGGCCTCGCTGGCCGACGCCCGCCGCTGGCGGCTGCACCCCGTGGGCGCGCTCGACCTGCTGCCGGCCTCGACCGCGCAGCGGCTCAAGGAGGCCGAGGACGCCACCCGCGACGTCGACGGGCTGCTGGTGAACATCGCCGTCGGGTACGGCGGCCGCCAGGAGATCGCGGACGCCGTCCGCTCGCTCATCCTCGAGCACGCCGCCCGGGGCACCCCGGTGGAGGAGATTGCCGCGGGCGTGAGCGTCGAGTCGATCGCCGAGCACCTCTACACCAAGGGCCAGCCCGACCCCGACCTGGTGATCCGCACCTCGGGGGAGCAGCGCCTCGGCGGGTTCCTGCTGTGGCAGAGCGCGACCTCGGAGTTCTACTTCTGCGAGGCCTACTGGCCCGACTTCCGCCGGGTCGACTTCCTGCGCGCGATCCGGGCCTACGCCCAGCGCGAGCGCCGGCACGGCGCCTGA
- a CDS encoding PhoH family protein: MPTQATTTQRSASTARTTARTYVLDTSVLLADPGALKRFAEHEVVLPVVVITELEGKRHHPELGFFARTALRMLDELRITHGRLDEPVPVGEEGGSVRVELNHTDPGSLPSGFRLGDNDTRILAVAKNLADEGADVTLVSKDLPMRIKASAVGLDAEEYRGEAISESDTGYSGMAEVEVAASDLDELYDDGVLDLADARDLPCHQGLVLLSDRGTALGRVGPDKQVHLVRGDREAFGIHGRSAEQRIALEMLLDPEVGIVSLGGRAGTGKSAMALCAGLEAVLERRQHKKVVVFRPLFAVGGQELGYLPGSESEKMSPWGQAVFDTLGSITSREVIEEILDRGMLEVLPLTHIRGRSLHDAFVIVDEAQSLERNVLLTVLSRIGANSKVVLTHDVAQRDNLRVGRHDGVVAVIEKLKGHPLFAHVTLTRSERSPIAALVTEMLEHMTV, translated from the coding sequence GTGCCGACGCAGGCCACCACGACCCAACGCTCCGCCTCCACCGCCCGCACCACAGCGCGCACCTACGTGCTCGACACCAGCGTGCTGCTCGCCGATCCCGGCGCGCTCAAGCGCTTCGCCGAGCACGAGGTGGTGCTGCCCGTCGTCGTCATCACCGAGCTGGAGGGGAAGCGGCACCACCCCGAGCTCGGGTTCTTCGCGCGGACCGCGCTCCGGATGCTCGACGAGCTGCGGATCACCCACGGCCGGCTCGACGAGCCGGTCCCCGTCGGCGAGGAGGGCGGCTCGGTCCGGGTCGAGCTCAACCACACCGACCCCGGCTCGCTGCCCTCCGGCTTCCGGCTCGGCGACAACGACACCCGGATCCTCGCGGTCGCCAAGAACCTCGCCGACGAGGGCGCCGACGTCACGCTCGTCTCCAAGGACCTGCCGATGCGGATCAAGGCCTCCGCGGTCGGGCTGGACGCCGAGGAGTACCGCGGCGAGGCGATCAGCGAGTCCGACACCGGCTACTCCGGCATGGCCGAGGTCGAGGTGGCCGCGAGCGACCTCGACGAGCTGTACGACGACGGCGTGCTCGACCTCGCCGACGCCCGCGACCTGCCCTGCCACCAGGGCCTGGTGCTGCTCTCCGACCGCGGGACGGCGCTCGGCCGGGTCGGCCCGGACAAGCAGGTCCACCTGGTCCGCGGCGACCGCGAGGCCTTCGGGATCCACGGCCGGTCCGCCGAGCAGCGGATCGCGCTGGAGATGCTGCTCGACCCCGAGGTCGGGATCGTCTCCCTCGGCGGCCGCGCCGGCACCGGCAAGTCGGCGATGGCGCTCTGCGCGGGGCTCGAGGCGGTCCTGGAGCGCCGCCAGCACAAGAAGGTGGTCGTGTTCCGGCCGCTGTTCGCGGTCGGCGGCCAGGAGCTCGGCTACCTGCCCGGGTCGGAGTCGGAGAAGATGTCGCCCTGGGGCCAGGCGGTCTTCGACACCCTCGGGTCGATCACCTCGCGCGAGGTGATCGAGGAGATCCTGGACCGCGGGATGCTCGAGGTGCTGCCGCTCACGCACATCCGCGGGCGCTCGCTCCACGACGCGTTCGTGATCGTCGACGAGGCCCAGTCCCTCGAGCGCAACGTGCTGCTCACGGTGCTCTCCCGGATCGGGGCCAACTCCAAGGTCGTGCTGACCCACGACGTCGCCCAGCGCGACAACCTCCGGGTCGGGCGGCACGACGGCGTGGTCGCGGTGATCGAGAAGCTCAAGGGGCACCCGCTCTTCGCCCACGTCACCCTGACCCGCTCCGAGCGGTCGCCGATCGCCGCGCTGGTCACCGAGATGCTGGAGCACATGACCGTCTGA
- a CDS encoding lytic transglycosylase domain-containing protein, with translation MSKPVKHVPKHRQAPDRTISVDAPKKAIRTTVVLSSAAVAATGATVSVGVLSSDSISVTPAAADLASAVSSTEAPAATEAEVPARPETISRSDRRKSADPLKRAALDQRGGGAMTATESLSDDDPRDIGRALLGDFGFSVDQFGCLDSLWTRESNWTVDADNPTSSAYGIPQALPGEKMASAGADWATNPVTQIRWGLGYIADVYGSPCGAWAHSESHGWY, from the coding sequence GTGTCGAAGCCCGTCAAGCACGTTCCGAAGCACCGTCAGGCCCCCGACCGCACGATCTCGGTGGACGCCCCGAAGAAGGCGATCCGCACCACCGTCGTCCTCTCCTCGGCGGCCGTGGCCGCGACCGGCGCCACCGTCTCCGTCGGTGTGCTGTCCTCCGACTCGATCAGCGTCACCCCCGCCGCGGCCGACCTGGCGTCGGCGGTGTCCTCGACCGAGGCGCCCGCGGCGACCGAGGCGGAGGTCCCGGCGCGCCCCGAGACCATCTCGCGGTCCGACCGCCGGAAGTCGGCCGACCCGCTCAAGCGGGCCGCGCTCGACCAGCGCGGTGGCGGCGCGATGACGGCCACCGAGAGCCTGTCCGACGACGACCCGCGCGACATCGGCCGGGCCCTGCTCGGCGACTTCGGGTTCTCCGTGGACCAGTTCGGCTGCCTGGACTCCCTCTGGACGCGCGAGTCGAACTGGACCGTCGACGCCGACAACCCGACGTCCTCGGCGTACGGCATCCCGCAGGCGCTCCCCGGCGAGAAGATGGCCTCCGCCGGCGCCGACTGGGCCACCAACCCCGTCACCCAGATCCGCTGGGGCCTCGGCTACATCGCCGACGTCTACGGCTCGCCCTGCGGCGCCTGGGCGCACAGCGAGTCGCACGGCTGGTACTGA
- a CDS encoding class II fumarate hydratase has translation MTEPADDSPFRTEHDSMGEVLVPKDALWRAQTQRAVENFPISGTPIEPRLIQALGTVKQAAATANHELGVLDDARATAIRDAAAEVAAGRHDAQFPIDVFQTGSGTSSNMNTNEVIASLATRAGADVHPNDHVNASQSSNDTFPTAIHVAATLAVVDDLLPALDVLGSSLERKAEEFAGLVKSGRTHLMDATPVMLGQELSGYAATVRYAAERLASVLPRVRELPLGGTAVGTGINTPPGFAARAIEVLGELTGQPFTEARNHFEAQGTRDSLVELSGVLRTYAVGLTKICNDLRWMSSGPTTGLAEIHLPDLQPGSSIMPGKVNPVLPEATLMVCFQVIGNDAAVTAAGASGSFELNVAMPVMARNVLESVRLLAASSRVLAERCVDGITADAGRMRQYAESSPSVVTPLNKHIGYENAATIAKKALADGATIRETVIALGYVERGELTEQQLDEALDVESMTHP, from the coding sequence GTGACCGAGCCTGCCGATGACTCCCCGTTCCGCACCGAGCACGACTCCATGGGCGAGGTCCTCGTCCCGAAGGACGCCCTGTGGCGCGCGCAGACCCAGCGCGCGGTCGAGAACTTCCCGATCAGCGGCACGCCGATCGAGCCGCGCCTGATCCAGGCGCTCGGCACCGTCAAGCAGGCCGCGGCCACCGCGAACCACGAGCTCGGCGTGCTCGACGACGCGCGGGCGACCGCGATCCGGGACGCCGCCGCCGAGGTCGCCGCAGGCCGTCACGACGCGCAGTTCCCGATCGACGTCTTCCAGACCGGGTCCGGCACCAGCTCCAACATGAACACCAACGAGGTGATCGCGAGCCTCGCCACCCGCGCCGGCGCGGACGTGCACCCCAACGACCACGTCAACGCCAGCCAGTCGAGCAACGACACCTTCCCGACCGCGATCCACGTCGCGGCCACGCTCGCGGTCGTCGACGACCTGCTGCCCGCGCTCGACGTGCTCGGGAGCAGCCTGGAGCGGAAGGCCGAGGAGTTCGCGGGCCTGGTGAAGTCGGGCCGGACCCACCTGATGGACGCGACCCCGGTGATGCTGGGCCAGGAGCTCTCCGGCTACGCCGCCACCGTGCGGTACGCCGCCGAGCGGCTCGCGTCGGTGCTCCCCCGGGTCCGCGAGCTGCCGCTCGGCGGCACCGCGGTCGGCACCGGCATCAACACGCCCCCCGGCTTCGCGGCCCGCGCGATCGAGGTGCTCGGCGAGCTCACCGGGCAGCCGTTCACCGAGGCGCGCAACCACTTCGAGGCACAGGGCACCCGCGACTCCCTCGTCGAGCTCAGCGGCGTCCTGCGCACGTACGCCGTGGGGCTGACCAAGATCTGCAACGACCTGCGCTGGATGTCCTCGGGACCCACGACCGGGCTCGCCGAGATCCACCTCCCCGACCTGCAGCCCGGGTCGAGCATCATGCCCGGCAAGGTCAACCCGGTCCTGCCGGAGGCGACGCTGATGGTGTGCTTCCAGGTCATCGGCAACGACGCCGCGGTCACGGCCGCCGGCGCCAGCGGCAGCTTCGAGCTCAACGTCGCCATGCCGGTGATGGCGCGCAACGTGCTGGAGTCGGTGCGGCTGCTCGCGGCGTCCTCGCGCGTGCTCGCCGAGCGCTGCGTCGACGGCATCACCGCCGACGCCGGCCGGATGCGCCAGTACGCCGAGTCCTCGCCGTCGGTCGTCACCCCGCTCAACAAGCACATCGGCTATGAGAACGCCGCCACGATCGCCAAGAAGGCGCTCGCCGACGGCGCCACCATCCGCGAGACGGTCATCGCGCTGGGGTACGTCGAGCGCGGCGAGCTCACCGAGCAGCAGCTCGACGAGGCCCTCGACGTGGAGTCGATGACCCACCCCTGA
- a CDS encoding phage holin family protein: MTTQPGSHGSHADPGLDPAQPSDQRSLGEIVGDITTDLSTLIKQEMDLAKVELKEEMAKAGKGAGLLGGAGLSAYMVLLFLSFTIIFALDLVLPLWAAALIVTVLWGIGAAVLAVTGRTALKESNPQLPRTQQTLKEDAEWARAQKS, from the coding sequence ATGACCACGCAGCCCGGGAGTCACGGGAGCCACGCCGACCCAGGCCTGGACCCCGCCCAGCCCTCCGACCAGCGCTCGCTCGGCGAGATCGTCGGCGACATCACCACGGACCTCTCCACGCTGATCAAGCAGGAGATGGACCTGGCGAAGGTCGAGCTCAAGGAGGAGATGGCCAAGGCGGGCAAGGGGGCCGGGCTGCTCGGCGGTGCCGGGCTCTCCGCCTACATGGTGCTGCTGTTCTTGTCGTTCACGATCATCTTCGCGCTCGACCTGGTGCTGCCGCTTTGGGCGGCGGCGCTGATCGTCACCGTGCTGTGGGGCATCGGCGCGGCGGTCCTCGCCGTCACCGGTCGCACGGCACTCAAGGAGAGCAACCCGCAGTTGCCCCGCACGCAGCAGACACTCAAGGAGGACGCAGAATGGGCCAGAGCACAGAAGAGCTGA
- a CDS encoding DUF3618 domain-containing protein: MGQSTEELSSEIAGTRERMASDLDALQDRVSPSAIIDRRKEAARSRVSALRSKVMGSADSVRSSAASSGSGAAGSVQGMAQGVADGASGALGSAQDRVEGSPLAAGLVAFGAGVVLAGLIPATAKEAQVASFVADTAQEKGGPLLDEAKSVGQGLTDDLKERAMGAAQEVKDTATESAARVKDEGQSAAESVKSQAKPGS, from the coding sequence ATGGGCCAGAGCACAGAAGAGCTGAGCAGCGAGATCGCCGGCACCCGGGAGCGGATGGCGTCGGACCTCGACGCCCTGCAGGACCGGGTCAGCCCCAGCGCGATCATCGACCGCCGCAAGGAGGCCGCACGCAGCAGGGTCTCCGCGCTCCGCAGCAAGGTGATGGGCTCCGCCGACAGCGTGCGCAGCAGCGCCGCCTCGTCGGGCTCCGGCGCCGCCGGCAGCGTCCAGGGGATGGCCCAGGGCGTCGCCGACGGCGCGTCGGGTGCGCTCGGCAGCGCGCAGGACCGGGTCGAGGGCAGCCCCCTCGCCGCGGGCCTGGTCGCGTTCGGCGCGGGCGTCGTCCTCGCCGGCCTGATCCCGGCCACGGCCAAGGAGGCGCAGGTGGCGTCGTTCGTCGCCGACACCGCCCAGGAGAAGGGCGGACCGCTCCTCGACGAGGCGAAGTCCGTCGGCCAGGGTCTCACCGACGACCTCAAGGAGCGTGCCATGGGCGCGGCCCAGGAGGTCAAGGACACCGCGACCGAGTCGGCCGCGCGCGTCAAGGACGAGGGGCAGTCCGCCGCCGAGTCCGTGAAGTCGCAGGCGAAGCCGGGGAGCTGA
- a CDS encoding zf-TFIIB domain-containing protein codes for MRCPTDETTLVMSERSGIEIDYCPTCRGVWLDRGELDKIIDRSLGQAPPPAAAAPPPAYDRYEQPRHEEQRRHEQSYSPQQQGSYKKKRKESWLSEIFD; via the coding sequence ATGAGGTGCCCCACAGACGAGACCACGCTGGTGATGAGCGAGCGGAGCGGGATCGAGATCGACTACTGCCCCACCTGCCGGGGGGTGTGGCTGGACCGCGGCGAGCTCGACAAGATCATCGACCGGTCCCTGGGCCAGGCCCCGCCGCCGGCCGCCGCGGCACCGCCGCCGGCGTACGACCGCTACGAGCAGCCGCGCCACGAGGAGCAGCGGCGCCACGAGCAGTCCTACTCGCCGCAGCAGCAGGGCTCCTACAAGAAGAAGCGCAAGGAGAGCTGGCTCAGCGAGATCTTCGACTGA
- a CDS encoding fumarate hydratase, giving the protein MSSAPEYAYSDLLPLGPDRTPYRLVTTEGVSSFEADGQTFLRVSPEAIRTLTAEAMRDIAHYLRPGHLAQLRRIIDDPEASGNDRFVALDLLKNVNISAGGVLPMCQDTGTAIVMGKKSEGVLTGADDGAAISQGVYDAYTQLNLRYSQLAPLTTYEEQNTGTNLPAQIEIYSTPQTSGRPEYKFLFMAKGGGSANKSFLFQETKAILNPERMLQFLDEKIRSLGTAACPPYHLAVVIGGTSAEFALKTAKYASARYLDDLPTSGSMSAHGFRDLELEQQVLELTRSFGIGAQFGGKYFCHDVRVVRLPRHGASCPVAIAVSCSADRQALGKITPEGVFLEQLETDPAQYMPDAGVAEDIAGGEVVPIDLNQPMSEILAELRRHPVKTRLSLTGPLVVARDIAHAKIKERLDAGEEMPAYLRDHPVYYAGPAKTPAGMASGSFGPTTAGRMDSYVEQFQAAGGSMVMLAKGNRSKAVTDACAAHGGFYLGSIGGPAARLAQDCIRSQEVLEYAELGMEAVWKIEVEDFPAFIVVDDRGNDFFTDPSGTVTVPVTGLRVRSAQ; this is encoded by the coding sequence GTGTCGAGCGCCCCTGAGTACGCCTACTCCGACCTGCTCCCCCTCGGCCCGGACCGGACGCCGTACCGCCTGGTCACGACCGAGGGCGTCTCGAGCTTCGAGGCCGACGGGCAGACGTTCCTGCGGGTCTCCCCCGAGGCGATCCGCACGCTGACGGCCGAGGCGATGCGCGACATCGCCCACTACCTGCGTCCCGGGCACCTGGCCCAGCTGCGCCGGATCATCGACGACCCCGAGGCCTCGGGCAACGACCGGTTCGTGGCGCTCGACCTCCTGAAGAACGTCAACATCTCCGCCGGTGGCGTGCTGCCGATGTGCCAGGACACCGGCACCGCGATCGTGATGGGCAAGAAGTCCGAGGGCGTGCTGACCGGCGCCGACGACGGCGCCGCGATCAGCCAGGGCGTGTACGACGCCTACACCCAGCTGAACCTGCGCTACAGCCAGCTCGCCCCGCTCACGACGTACGAGGAGCAGAACACCGGGACGAACCTGCCGGCGCAGATCGAGATCTACTCCACGCCGCAGACCAGCGGGCGCCCCGAGTACAAGTTCCTGTTCATGGCGAAGGGCGGTGGGTCGGCGAACAAGTCGTTCCTGTTCCAGGAGACCAAGGCGATCCTGAACCCGGAGCGGATGCTGCAGTTCCTCGACGAGAAGATCCGCTCGCTCGGCACGGCCGCCTGCCCGCCGTACCACCTGGCCGTGGTGATCGGCGGCACCAGCGCGGAGTTCGCGCTGAAGACCGCGAAGTACGCCTCGGCGCGCTACCTCGACGACCTGCCGACGTCGGGCTCGATGAGCGCGCACGGGTTCCGCGACCTCGAGCTGGAGCAGCAGGTCCTCGAGCTCACCCGGTCCTTCGGGATCGGGGCGCAGTTCGGCGGCAAGTACTTCTGCCACGACGTCCGCGTGGTCCGGCTCCCCCGCCACGGCGCGTCCTGCCCGGTCGCCATCGCGGTCTCCTGCTCGGCCGACCGCCAGGCGCTCGGCAAGATCACCCCGGAGGGCGTCTTCCTCGAGCAGCTGGAGACCGACCCCGCGCAGTACATGCCGGACGCCGGCGTCGCCGAGGACATCGCCGGCGGCGAGGTGGTGCCGATCGACCTCAACCAGCCGATGAGCGAGATCCTCGCCGAGCTGCGCCGCCACCCGGTGAAGACCCGGCTCTCACTGACCGGCCCGCTGGTGGTCGCCCGCGACATCGCGCACGCCAAGATCAAGGAGCGGCTCGACGCCGGCGAGGAGATGCCGGCGTACCTGCGCGACCACCCGGTCTACTACGCCGGGCCCGCCAAGACGCCGGCCGGCATGGCGTCCGGCTCCTTCGGGCCCACGACCGCGGGGCGGATGGACTCCTACGTCGAGCAGTTCCAGGCCGCGGGCGGCTCGATGGTGATGCTCGCCAAGGGCAACCGCTCGAAGGCCGTCACGGACGCCTGCGCCGCGCACGGCGGCTTCTACCTGGGGTCGATCGGCGGCCCTGCGGCGCGCCTGGCGCAGGACTGCATCCGCAGCCAGGAGGTCCTGGAGTACGCCGAGCTCGGGATGGAGGCGGTCTGGAAGATCGAGGTCGAGGACTTCCCGGCGTTCATCGTCGTCGACGACCGCGGCAACGACTTCTTCACCGACCCGTCCGGCACGGTGACCGTGCCGGTGACCGGGCTGCGGGTGCGCTCGGCCCAGTAG
- a CDS encoding DUF1707 SHOCT-like domain-containing protein produces MEGHLDPADPMRLRISDSDRHAAAEVLREAAGEGRLDVDELEERLEATYAAKVYADLVPILADLPGTAPGPHPPAVRRPAAPAYSGRIEDLPRHTSSLAILSGQDRTGVWAVPPVHTAFTLMGGIDVDLREAVFTTPEVVINANAVMGGIDIIVNAATRVEVEGVGIMGAFEEGRAKIAAEIGPDSPLVRVRGMALMGAVTVIRKPMPGQGRTRLGRASS; encoded by the coding sequence ATGGAGGGTCACCTGGATCCCGCCGACCCGATGCGGCTGCGCATCTCCGACTCCGACCGGCACGCGGCGGCCGAGGTGCTGCGCGAGGCCGCGGGCGAGGGGCGGCTGGACGTCGACGAGCTCGAGGAGCGGCTGGAGGCGACGTACGCCGCCAAGGTGTACGCCGACCTGGTGCCGATCCTCGCCGACCTGCCCGGCACGGCGCCCGGCCCGCACCCGCCGGCCGTGCGCCGGCCCGCCGCCCCGGCGTACTCCGGGCGGATCGAGGACCTGCCGCGGCACACGAGCAGCCTGGCCATCTTGTCCGGGCAGGACCGCACGGGCGTGTGGGCGGTCCCGCCGGTGCACACGGCGTTCACGCTGATGGGCGGCATCGACGTGGACCTGCGCGAGGCGGTGTTCACCACCCCCGAGGTCGTGATCAACGCCAACGCCGTCATGGGCGGCATCGACATCATCGTGAACGCCGCCACCCGGGTCGAGGTCGAGGGGGTCGGCATCATGGGCGCCTTCGAGGAGGGCCGGGCCAAGATCGCCGCGGAGATCGGCCCGGACTCCCCACTGGTGCGGGTCCGCGGGATGGCGCTGATGGGCGCGGTGACCGTGATCCGCAAGCCGATGCCCGGCCAGGGGCGCACGCGCCTCGGCCGGGCATCGTCGTGA
- a CDS encoding ABC transporter ATP-binding protein encodes MAAITLKHIVKKYGDGFPAVNDVSIDIADGEFVILVGPSGCGKSTLLRMIVGLEDITSGDMIIGDRKVNDLAPRDRNLAMVFQNYALYPHLTVYENIAFPLRLAGASDEEVDKKVRAASATLELDEHLDRKPGNLSGGQRQRVAMGRAIVREADAFLFDEPLSNLDAKLRGQMRTEISRLQKKLGITTVYVTHDQTEAMTLGDRVAVLKRGILQQLASPRELYENPGNLFVAGFIGSPPMNFLPAEVDGTTVKLPFGSVQIPADRAERAAGKGLLIAGIRPEHFEDASLREDASGSTFRAPVDVVEWLGNETYAYIPFEAPPQVEEQLRQLERDLDGESLRTQLVVALDGTSRIREGEEAEIWVDAAKMHLFDPSTGENLTIDHEHAGEVPGAAMAAAAEQPAAAG; translated from the coding sequence ATGGCCGCCATCACCCTCAAGCACATCGTCAAGAAGTACGGCGACGGCTTCCCGGCCGTCAACGACGTCTCCATCGACATCGCCGACGGGGAGTTCGTGATCCTCGTCGGGCCGTCCGGCTGCGGGAAGTCCACGCTGCTGCGGATGATCGTCGGGCTCGAGGACATCACCTCGGGCGACATGATCATCGGCGACCGCAAGGTCAACGACCTCGCTCCCCGCGACCGCAACCTGGCGATGGTCTTCCAGAACTACGCGCTCTACCCGCACCTGACCGTCTACGAGAACATCGCGTTCCCGCTGCGCCTCGCCGGGGCGTCCGACGAGGAGGTCGACAAGAAGGTCCGCGCCGCCTCGGCCACCCTCGAGCTCGACGAGCACCTCGACCGGAAGCCCGGCAACCTCTCCGGTGGCCAGCGCCAGCGCGTCGCCATGGGTCGCGCGATCGTCCGCGAGGCCGACGCCTTCCTCTTCGACGAGCCGCTCTCGAACCTCGACGCGAAGCTGCGCGGGCAGATGCGCACCGAGATCTCGCGGCTGCAGAAGAAGCTCGGCATCACCACCGTCTACGTCACCCACGACCAGACCGAGGCGATGACGCTGGGCGACCGGGTGGCGGTGCTCAAGCGCGGGATCCTGCAGCAGCTCGCCAGCCCCCGCGAGCTCTACGAGAACCCCGGCAACCTGTTCGTCGCGGGCTTCATCGGGTCCCCGCCGATGAACTTCCTCCCCGCCGAGGTCGACGGGACGACGGTGAAGCTGCCCTTCGGCAGCGTCCAGATCCCCGCCGACCGTGCCGAGCGGGCCGCGGGCAAGGGACTGCTCATCGCGGGCATCCGCCCCGAGCACTTCGAGGACGCCTCGCTGCGGGAGGACGCCTCGGGCTCGACGTTCCGGGCCCCCGTGGACGTGGTGGAGTGGCTCGGCAACGAGACCTACGCCTACATCCCCTTCGAGGCCCCGCCCCAGGTGGAGGAGCAGCTGCGCCAGCTCGAGCGCGACCTCGACGGCGAGTCGCTGCGTACCCAGCTGGTCGTCGCGCTCGACGGCACCAGCCGGATCCGCGAGGGCGAGGAGGCCGAGATCTGGGTGGACGCGGCCAAGATGCACCTCTTCGACCCGTCCACCGGCGAGAACCTCACCATCGACCACGAGCACGCCGGCGAGGTCCCCGGGGCGGCGATGGCGGCCGCCGCGGAGCAGCCCGCCGCTGCCGGCTGA
- a CDS encoding carbohydrate ABC transporter permease, translating into MKQKIGLVLGVALVMLWCLLPIAWILSLSFKSQDAVSNGTDPGFLPLDSFTGWDNYTAVWDDEQFRRSILNSLGISLIATLLSVILATLAAYAIARLEFRGKKFVLTVALAIAMFPVVSLVSPLFDLWRTIGLYDTWPGLIIPYMSFTLPLAIWTLSAFFREIPWEMEQAAQVDGATSWQAFRKVIVPLAAPGVFTAAILTFFFAWNDFVFGITLTSTENARPIPAALSFFVGPDPFQRPAGLLAAAAVIATIPIVVIVLLFQRKIVAGLTSGAVKG; encoded by the coding sequence ATGAAGCAGAAGATTGGTCTCGTCCTCGGCGTGGCGCTGGTGATGCTCTGGTGCCTGCTGCCGATCGCCTGGATCCTGTCCCTGTCCTTCAAGAGCCAGGACGCCGTCTCCAACGGCACCGACCCCGGCTTCCTCCCGCTCGACTCGTTCACCGGGTGGGACAACTACACCGCGGTCTGGGACGACGAGCAGTTCCGCCGCTCGATCCTGAACTCGCTCGGCATCAGCCTGATCGCCACCCTGCTCTCGGTGATCCTCGCGACGCTCGCGGCGTACGCCATCGCCCGGCTGGAGTTCCGGGGCAAGAAGTTCGTGCTCACCGTGGCCCTGGCGATCGCGATGTTCCCGGTGGTCTCGCTGGTCAGCCCGCTGTTCGACCTGTGGCGCACGATCGGCCTCTACGACACCTGGCCCGGGCTGATCATCCCGTACATGTCCTTCACGCTGCCGCTGGCGATCTGGACGCTCTCCGCCTTCTTCCGCGAGATCCCGTGGGAGATGGAGCAGGCGGCCCAGGTCGACGGCGCGACGTCGTGGCAGGCCTTCCGGAAGGTGATCGTCCCGCTCGCGGCACCCGGGGTGTTCACCGCGGCGATCCTGACGTTCTTCTTCGCCTGGAACGACTTCGTCTTCGGCATCACCCTGACCTCGACCGAGAACGCCCGACCGATCCCGGCGGCGCTGTCGTTCTTCGTGGGTCCGGACCCGTTCCAGCGGCCGGCCGGCCTGCTCGCCGCAGCCGCCGTCATCGCGACGATCCCCATCGTCGTCATCGTCCTGCTCTTCCAGCGCAAGATCGTCGCCGGACTCACCTCCGGCGCGGTGAAGGGATAA